The bacterium genome window below encodes:
- a CDS encoding T9SS type A sorting domain-containing protein, whose product MANAKVEDWSFYGFSVDSTLYNTENYAYFSRPEHNTYFTPDTRNLMVLNSPLFIPDSGYTELSFWRVFNLGTDDSSLVEISTNYGSSWLPIVSYVDSNSVDYWEFCNLSSFAGDSILIRFRYVCRADTMDTLMPEGMYIDDISLVNYMNDTLFSDIADTCYDVTGLSDVDYMYRARARDNLSNLGEWSNPVIATYISGVVEARLPRPYEFTLYQNFPNPFTIKTTIRYTIPKSTQVSLKIYDITGRLVETLVNSKILPGYHTATWDSKEVASGIYFVRMEAGDYKQTRKIILVQ is encoded by the coding sequence GTGGCTAATGCTAAAGTAGAGGATTGGAGCTTTTACGGGTTTAGTGTTGATTCTACTCTCTATAATACTGAAAATTATGCATATTTCTCAAGACCAGAGCATAATACATATTTTACTCCAGATACCAGAAACCTGATGGTATTGAACAGCCCATTGTTTATACCAGACTCGGGGTATACTGAGCTATCTTTCTGGCGAGTCTTTAATTTAGGTACCGATGACTCAAGCTTAGTGGAGATATCTACAAACTATGGCTCAAGTTGGCTACCAATTGTGAGTTATGTGGATTCAAATTCTGTAGACTATTGGGAATTTTGCAACCTTTCTTCATTTGCTGGAGATTCAATCCTTATCAGGTTTAGATATGTATGTCGGGCTGATACTATGGATACTTTGATGCCAGAAGGAATGTATATTGACGACATAAGCCTTGTTAATTATATGAACGATACCTTATTCTCAGATATTGCCGATACATGTTATGATGTTACAGGGTTATCCGATGTAGACTATATGTATAGGGCGAGAGCAAGAGATAACCTTTCAAACTTGGGTGAATGGTCAAATCCTGTTATAGCTACTTATATTAGTGGGGTTGTAGAGGCAAGGTTACCTCGTCCTTACGAATTCACCTTATACCAGAATTTCCCAAATCCCTTTACTATTAAAACCACCATCCGCTACACAATACCAAAATCTACACAGGTTAGCCTGAAAATCTACGACATAACCGGTAGGCTAGTGGAGACTCTGGTGAATAGCAAGATACTCCCCGGTTACCACACAGCAACCTGGGATAGTAAAGAAGTCGCCAGTGGCATATACTTTGTGCGTATGGAGGCAGGGGATTACAAACAAACTAGGAAAATAATCCTAGTCCAATAG